The Camelus bactrianus isolate YW-2024 breed Bactrian camel chromosome 13, ASM4877302v1, whole genome shotgun sequence nucleotide sequence ACTTCCCGGGCACGCGTTCAGGGTAAACACCTGTGGCTCTTCTCCCCTGGCCCACGCCTTCTCTGCAGTTTGGTCAGGCATGGCTGGGTCTGGCTCCCTGCGCTGGAAGATATATGGGTGAAACTGCCGTGAATGGGGGCAGGAGCCTGGTATCCTGGTGCTCAGGCCCAGATCAGCACCAAATGGCATTGTCCCCTCTTTGACTGCCTTAATACCCCGACCCTGTCCCCCTTTCCCCAGtcctctctcctgcccttttCCTCTGGAAGCCTGGTTCTGAGGCCCTTAGCGGCTGACATCTCTGGAAAGGGGCAATCTCAGTTTAGTCCAGGATTGCATCCCACCCTGGCAGGGACGTTTCTGGGGCCTAGAGCTTGGGTTGCTGGTGAGTTGAGTAGGGGATGGGAGGGGCCAGCTGTGGTTCCTCTGAACAAGGGCACCGCTGCCCTGGTGGAGAGCAGGAATGCAGGGCGCAGCATGAAATTCTCCAGCTGGCAAAGGGCCAGGTGCAGCTTCCCTGTCCATCCCCTCTGGGCCTGGGTTTCTGCGGAGGTCGGAGTGTGACCCAGTGGGGGCTGCAGAGAGGCCTTGGGCCTGCGTCCTGGTGGCTGGGACAGTGAAGGTTAATGCACAGCCAGGGAGGGGCTCCTCTGCCTCATTCCCCACAAGCATTTATAGAGCACTTCCTAATACCAGTGGTTAACATTTATGTGGCCCTTTACAGCTGGGTAACCCCATCCAGCCGTGAGCTCATCCAGCCTTACAACCACCCCACAGGCGTGGCTATTAACCCATTTTGGAGCGAAGCTGATCACTTTCCCAGATCCCAGTGGAACTTCGGTTCAAGTGCAAGTGTTATGACTCAAAAGTCCATTAACTTTCCACTGTGACATGCGGCTCCCCACATACCAAGCTCCATTCTCTTTGCAGACCACCCACGGGCTTAAAATTGCAACTGGGGATAAAGGCTAGACTTGAGCATGAAAAGCAGCATGgcccccccaccctcaccccacagGAGTGCTGGGGGACCCTCTCCTGGGGGAGGGAATGGCCTCTCATGTGGCTGGATCAAGTTCAGCTCTTTGCAGGGGCAGAGATGTTGGCCCAATGACCTGATAAGGATAGAAAAGGGCGAAGGATCGAAGGGCACGTTGAATCAGTGAATGCGCTGACTTTTATTAAGCCCTGACTGTGGGCCCCACACACCGAAGGCATGTTATTATCTCTTATTAAACCCCTCTTCACTGCGACAACCCTGGGAGGTGGGCCTCCTCATCTCTGTTTCACacaaaaggaaactgaggttcagctCTGAGGGGTACCTTGTCCAAGCACCCAGCTGGGCTGTGGCAGGAGCTGGGGAATAGGGACTTGACCCCAGGTCATCTGTCCCTCCCTCttgcctgccccccacccctcacagcttagcacccccacccccaaggctgCATCTCTGAGAGGTGCCGGGTCCTTCCAACCCAGACGGGACCAGGCAGCCCCTCACACATTGGTTTTCTTCACGTAGTCTTGAGGGTGGTCCAGTAAGAGAGGAGGGGGAGTGTCGGAGCCCAGAAAGATGAGGTCTCCAGAGAGGAGGTCGTCTGGTTTGCAGGAAGAGGCGGCCCAGTCCCGGTGGCGGCCCACATGCCTGGCCCAGGCTCTCCTGGCCACCAGGCACTCACGGCACCTCTTGCTTACCAGGTAGGCCAGCTCCACCAGGTTGAGCAGGATGCAGATGGCAGCCGTGATTACCATGAAGAGAGTGAAGATGTTTTTCTCCGTGGGCTTGGAGATGAAGCAGTCCACCGTGTTGGGACACGGAGCCGCGTGGCACTTGACCACCCGAGGGAGGGTGTATTTGGGGTAGAACAAATGGAACACGTAGAGGAAGGCGGCATCCACACCAGCCTTGAACACCAGGCTGAAGACGTACGTCCACCAGAGCCCACCCCTCT carries:
- the GJB5 gene encoding gap junction beta-5 protein; this encodes MNWGIFEGLLSGVNKYATAFGRVWLSLVFIFRVLVYLVTAERVWSDDHKDFNCDTRQPGCSNVCFDEFFPVTHVRLWALQLILVTCPSLLVVMHVAYREAREKKHQEAAGKDGGRLYLNPGKKRGGLWWTYVFSLVFKAGVDAAFLYVFHLFYPKYTLPRVVKCHAAPCPNTVDCFISKPTEKNIFTLFMVITAAICILLNLVELAYLVSKRCRECLVARRAWARHVGRHRDWAASSCKPDDLLSGDLIFLGSDTPPPLLLDHPQDYVKKTNV